One genomic region from Paramicrobacterium agarici encodes:
- a CDS encoding 1,4-dihydroxy-2-naphthoyl-CoA synthase: protein MTVSEIFDESQWQAVEGFEQLTDITYHHTHDGRVARIAFDRPEVRNAFRPHTVDELYRALDHARTASTVGVVLLTGNGPSAKDGGWAFCSGGDQRIRGRDGYKYSAEDTAQGIDPARSGRLHILEVQRLIRFMPKVVIAVVSGWAAGGGHSLHVVCDLTLASDKAKFKQTDADVGSFDAGYGSAYFARQIGQKFAREVFFLADEYSGQRAYEMGAVNAVVPHAELETEALRWARRILTKSPTAIRMLKFAFNAVDDGLVGQQVFAGEATRLAYGTDEAVEGRDSFLEKREPDWSPYPWHY, encoded by the coding sequence ATGACGGTGTCTGAGATCTTCGACGAATCCCAGTGGCAGGCGGTTGAGGGCTTTGAACAGCTGACCGACATCACATATCACCACACGCATGACGGCCGCGTCGCCCGCATCGCGTTCGACCGTCCCGAGGTGCGCAACGCCTTTCGCCCGCACACCGTCGACGAGCTGTACCGCGCGCTCGACCACGCACGCACGGCGTCGACCGTCGGCGTCGTGCTGCTCACGGGCAACGGGCCGAGCGCGAAAGACGGCGGCTGGGCATTCTGCTCCGGCGGCGACCAGCGCATCCGCGGCCGCGACGGCTACAAGTACTCTGCCGAAGACACGGCGCAGGGCATCGATCCGGCGCGCTCGGGTCGCTTGCACATTCTCGAGGTGCAGCGGCTCATTCGCTTCATGCCGAAGGTCGTCATCGCCGTCGTTTCCGGGTGGGCAGCCGGCGGCGGCCACTCGCTGCACGTCGTGTGCGATCTCACGCTGGCGAGCGATAAGGCGAAGTTCAAGCAGACGGATGCCGATGTCGGCTCATTTGACGCCGGCTACGGATCCGCGTACTTCGCCCGTCAGATCGGGCAGAAGTTCGCCCGCGAGGTGTTCTTTCTCGCCGACGAATATTCGGGGCAGCGCGCCTACGAGATGGGCGCCGTCAACGCCGTCGTTCCGCACGCGGAGCTCGAGACCGAAGCCCTGCGGTGGGCGCGGCGCATTCTCACCAAGTCGCCGACGGCGATCAGGATGCTGAAGTTCGCGTTCAACGCCGTCGACGACGGTCTTGTGGGCCAGCAGGTCTTCGCGGGGGAGGCGACGCGTCTCGCCTACGGCACAGACGAGGCCGTCGAAGGACGCGATTCGTTCCTCGAGAAGCGCGAGCCCGACTGGTCGCCGTACCCCTGGCACTACTGA
- a CDS encoding AMP-binding protein — MTRSIVAVPASDPIEVMTALRGALDRSGPALLPLAAESPHKDAPLAAHHGTELHEVPHATAVVIRTSGSTGEPKNVVLSCDALLASASASESVMGGPGQWLIALPAHYVAGLQVLVRSIAAETTPVVLPPGRFDTAAFIEASKQLTGDLRFTSLVPAQLMRLLETRSGVTALRRFDGILIGGQALPEPVRDRTQLLGLPIFRTYGSSETSGGCVYNGRPLPGVEMNIVDGQVELTGPMLADGYLADDGTIDHRRMEGAFVEREGRHWYRTGDLASIDDGVLTVLGRADNVIVSGGINVNLDRVERIVHTVAGLEDAVVVGADDDRWGQVPVVVTDVAGSRLDVVQDAVATALGKPARPDRIVTVAAIPRLLSGKPDRQAVARVIAERTPT, encoded by the coding sequence ATGACACGCAGTATCGTCGCCGTTCCGGCATCCGACCCCATCGAGGTCATGACGGCACTGCGCGGTGCGCTCGACCGTTCCGGCCCCGCGCTGCTGCCGCTGGCCGCCGAGTCGCCGCACAAAGATGCCCCGCTCGCCGCCCACCACGGCACCGAGCTGCACGAGGTTCCGCACGCGACGGCCGTCGTGATCCGCACGTCTGGATCGACGGGCGAACCTAAGAACGTCGTTCTCAGCTGTGACGCGCTGCTGGCGTCGGCCTCGGCATCGGAGTCCGTCATGGGCGGACCAGGGCAGTGGCTGATCGCTCTGCCCGCGCACTACGTTGCGGGGCTGCAGGTTCTCGTGCGCTCGATCGCCGCCGAGACGACGCCCGTCGTGCTGCCGCCCGGCCGCTTCGACACGGCGGCGTTCATCGAGGCGAGCAAGCAGCTCACGGGCGATCTGCGCTTCACGTCGCTCGTTCCGGCGCAGCTCATGCGGCTGCTCGAGACGCGTTCCGGCGTGACTGCGCTGCGTCGCTTCGACGGCATCCTCATCGGTGGGCAGGCTCTGCCCGAACCCGTGCGCGATCGAACGCAGCTGCTCGGGCTCCCCATCTTTCGCACGTACGGCTCGAGTGAGACCTCCGGCGGCTGCGTTTACAACGGCCGCCCGCTGCCCGGCGTTGAGATGAACATCGTCGACGGGCAAGTCGAGCTCACCGGTCCGATGCTCGCCGACGGATACCTCGCCGACGACGGCACGATCGATCACCGCCGCATGGAGGGCGCATTCGTCGAGCGCGAGGGCCGCCATTGGTATCGAACGGGCGATCTCGCGAGCATTGACGATGGCGTGCTCACGGTGCTCGGGCGCGCCGACAACGTCATCGTTTCGGGCGGCATCAACGTCAACCTTGACCGGGTCGAGCGCATTGTGCACACTGTGGCGGGCCTCGAAGATGCCGTCGTCGTGGGTGCCGACGATGACCGCTGGGGGCAGGTGCCTGTCGTCGTGACAGACGTGGCCGGGTCGCGCCTCGATGTGGTTCAGGATGCTGTCGCGACAGCGCTCGGCAAGCCCGCGCGTCCCGATCGCATCGTCACCGTCGCCGCGATTCCGAGGCTCCTGTCGGGCAAGCCCGATCGCCAGGCCGTCGCGCGCGTGATCGCCGAGCGCACGCCGACATAG
- a CDS encoding PLD nuclease N-terminal domain-containing protein: MARLLFILIPVIVAITIYTVVDCAIIDNRRVRGLSKPIWIVLILVLPVIGLALWYFIGRGGSELARDVAPDDDPSFIGGLRGDSEQDDRIRQLEEELAALDAEEEIIRPRDEKRRADAAAAEEQRKRREAERSSDGTATDPCDDEHPSDHGHGTGTNSSDA; this comes from the coding sequence ATGGCACGTCTACTCTTCATCTTGATCCCGGTGATCGTGGCCATCACGATCTACACGGTCGTGGACTGCGCCATCATCGACAACCGACGCGTCAGGGGCCTGTCGAAGCCGATCTGGATCGTGCTGATCCTCGTTCTTCCGGTGATCGGCCTGGCGCTCTGGTACTTCATCGGCCGAGGCGGCTCCGAGCTCGCTCGCGATGTCGCGCCCGACGACGACCCGTCGTTCATCGGCGGACTGCGCGGCGACTCTGAGCAAGACGACCGCATTCGCCAGCTCGAAGAAGAGCTCGCAGCACTCGATGCTGAAGAAGAGATCATTCGTCCGCGTGACGAGAAGAGACGAGCGGATGCTGCGGCCGCAGAAGAGCAGCGCAAGCGCCGCGAGGCAGAGCGTTCCTCTGATGGAACGGCAACCGACCCGTGTGACGACGAGCACCCCTCCGACCACGGCCACGGCACCGGTACGAACAGCTCGGATGCCTGA
- a CDS encoding 1,4-dihydroxy-2-naphthoate polyprenyltransferase: MAAQSKSSSKKKQGAAVHVARKGGGKSGNPAARPLQQIKPATAGDWIRAARIPTLPMSIAPVLVGTGAARIAGAPDEFHWVRALLCLAVAVALQIGVNFANDYSDGIRGTDKSRVGPGRLVGSGKASPRSVLIVALVFFGLAAVAGVLITIATQQWWLIAVGAACILAAWFYTGGKRPYGYYALGEIVVFIFFGLVATLGTMWVQVGQLNQEAWYGAVGVGLISMSAILVNNLRDRESDKLSRKHTLSVLIGNLATRILFVVLMLVPFAIAALVALFYTGIWYAAFALLAALPACLIVVTARTPKELVLALKLVGITQLLYGIAFFVGYSF; encoded by the coding sequence GTGGCAGCACAGAGCAAGAGCTCGTCGAAGAAGAAGCAGGGCGCGGCGGTTCACGTCGCGCGCAAGGGTGGCGGCAAGAGCGGAAACCCGGCGGCGCGCCCGCTGCAGCAGATCAAGCCGGCGACCGCCGGTGACTGGATTCGCGCGGCTCGCATTCCGACGCTTCCCATGTCGATCGCTCCGGTTCTCGTCGGCACGGGCGCTGCGCGCATTGCGGGCGCTCCCGACGAATTTCACTGGGTGCGCGCTCTGCTCTGCCTCGCCGTTGCCGTTGCGCTGCAGATCGGCGTCAACTTCGCGAACGACTATTCCGATGGCATCCGTGGAACCGACAAGAGCCGTGTCGGCCCGGGCAGGCTCGTCGGCTCGGGCAAGGCGAGTCCGCGCAGCGTTCTCATCGTCGCTCTCGTGTTCTTCGGTCTCGCCGCCGTCGCAGGTGTGCTCATCACGATCGCGACGCAGCAGTGGTGGCTCATCGCCGTCGGTGCGGCGTGCATTCTTGCGGCATGGTTCTACACGGGCGGCAAGCGCCCCTACGGCTATTACGCGCTCGGCGAGATCGTCGTGTTCATCTTCTTCGGGCTCGTCGCGACCCTCGGCACCATGTGGGTGCAGGTGGGGCAGCTCAACCAGGAGGCCTGGTACGGCGCGGTCGGCGTCGGTCTCATCTCGATGTCGGCGATCCTGGTCAACAACCTGCGCGACCGGGAGTCAGACAAGCTCTCGCGCAAGCACACGCTCTCGGTGCTGATCGGCAACCTCGCCACACGCATTCTCTTCGTCGTGCTCATGCTCGTGCCCTTCGCCATCGCGGCGCTCGTGGCGTTGTTCTACACCGGTATCTGGTACGCCGCGTTCGCGCTGCTCGCCGCGCTGCCAGCGTGCCTCATCGTCGTCACAGCGCGCACGCCAAAGGAGCTCGTGCTCGCACTCAAGCTCGTCGGGATCACGCAGCTGCTGTACGGCATCGCGTTCTTCGTCGGCTACTCGTTCTAG
- a CDS encoding DUF4229 domain-containing protein: MKRIPPAVTYTILRLLTFFVPLAILLLLGFNEWFSAIVAALIGFAVSLIFLRRSRDQVSEAIHSKRTGADAAKPHETPTDEEAEDDVVDHAAPEPGATDGKRSRRDDSATA, encoded by the coding sequence GTGAAGCGCATTCCCCCGGCCGTGACCTACACGATTCTTCGCCTGCTGACGTTCTTCGTTCCGCTGGCGATTCTGCTTCTGCTCGGGTTCAACGAGTGGTTCTCGGCGATCGTGGCCGCGCTCATCGGGTTCGCTGTCTCGCTCATTTTCTTGCGCCGGTCGCGAGATCAGGTGTCTGAGGCCATCCACAGCAAGCGCACGGGGGCGGATGCTGCCAAGCCGCACGAGACGCCGACGGACGAAGAGGCCGAAGACGACGTTGTCGACCACGCCGCGCCCGAGCCCGGTGCCACCGACGGCAAACGTTCTCGGCGCGACGACTCCGCAACGGCATAG
- a CDS encoding o-succinylbenzoate synthase, which yields MHALPPLDELLASAHVVSLPLTTRFRGITQREAVIFIGPEGATEFSPFTEYEDAEAATWLRAGIAFGWGELPPLCRDSIRVNATMPAVTPDRVENVLARYDGCRTVKVKVAEPGQTLADDVARVAEVRRLVGPEGRVRLDANGGWNVDEAEHAIHELAEFDLEYVEQPCATVDELAQVRRRVKYMGIPIAADESVRKAEDPLAVARARAADLLIVKAQPLGGIGRALDIVRHAGLPVTVSSALDTSVGLALGAHLAAAVPELPYDCGLGTASLLAADVTDEPLVAHGGEIDVRRVEVSERMLRNYAASAERDAWWRDRIRRCYALL from the coding sequence ATGCATGCGTTGCCGCCGCTCGACGAGCTTCTTGCCTCAGCCCACGTCGTCTCGCTGCCGCTGACAACCAGGTTCCGCGGCATCACGCAGCGCGAGGCCGTGATCTTCATCGGGCCTGAGGGCGCAACCGAGTTCTCCCCGTTCACCGAGTACGAGGATGCCGAGGCGGCGACGTGGCTGCGGGCGGGCATCGCGTTCGGCTGGGGCGAGCTTCCGCCGCTGTGCCGCGACAGCATCCGCGTGAACGCGACGATGCCCGCCGTCACGCCGGACCGCGTGGAGAACGTGCTTGCACGCTACGACGGATGCCGCACTGTGAAGGTGAAGGTCGCCGAGCCGGGGCAGACACTCGCAGACGACGTCGCGCGCGTTGCGGAAGTGCGGCGTCTGGTGGGACCCGAGGGCCGCGTGCGCCTCGACGCGAACGGCGGTTGGAACGTCGACGAGGCCGAGCACGCGATTCACGAGCTTGCCGAGTTCGATCTCGAGTACGTCGAGCAGCCGTGCGCCACTGTCGACGAACTGGCTCAGGTGCGCAGGCGCGTGAAGTACATGGGCATTCCCATCGCGGCAGACGAGAGCGTGCGCAAGGCCGAAGATCCGCTCGCCGTCGCCCGGGCGCGCGCCGCCGACCTGCTCATCGTGAAGGCGCAGCCGCTCGGCGGTATCGGCCGCGCGCTCGACATCGTGCGCCACGCAGGGCTGCCGGTCACGGTTTCGAGTGCCCTCGACACGTCGGTCGGCCTCGCGCTCGGCGCGCACCTCGCCGCCGCAGTGCCCGAGCTGCCGTACGACTGTGGGCTGGGAACGGCGTCGCTGCTTGCGGCCGACGTCACCGACGAACCGCTTGTGGCGCACGGCGGCGAAATCGACGTGCGTCGCGTCGAGGTTTCAGAGCGGATGCTGCGCAACTACGCCGCGTCTGCCGAACGTGACGCGTGGTGGCGTGACCGCATCCGCCGTTGCTACGCCCTGCTCTGA